In Bactrocera oleae isolate idBacOlea1 chromosome 3, idBacOlea1, whole genome shotgun sequence, a genomic segment contains:
- the LOC106627618 gene encoding secretion-regulating guanine nucleotide exchange factor, whose translation MSVYAWGANSHGQLSLGFESELCMSPQLVREYTFNPNSVRRICGGGGHVLVLDTNGRVHACGWNGRGQLGLNSSEECFNTFQTIPGEYFGDVPVESISCGWDISGCITVTKKLYVWGSNSFQQLGLCQREFNAVRRPLCVILPRNDTPARISFGLRHCAILSADHKVYVFGRLRISDEPPSDLCITSTTLNCAPVIKIQATEPSELRIIGVASGQNHILLKVIDLQYGNGSKRVIALGDNKFGQANSFQFDEEIKQIATGWTHNAVTLKDNRILTWGRNCYGQLGIGSVTQNQATPQELDMPSSIIESRLHLGSEHGLLRSTSGEVYTWGWNEHGNCGNDGTENLCSPTRIQLPGPCKVAGTGAGFCYAICEVATERST comes from the exons ATGTCTGTGTACGCGTGG GGTGCCAATTCGCACGGACAGCTTAGCCTTGGCTTTGAATCGGAGCTATGCATGTCACCACAACTTGTTCGTGAGTACACGTTTAATCCGAATAGTGTCCGCCGCATATGCGGAGGTGGTGGACATGTACTTGTGCTCGATACAAATGGGCGCGTCCACGCATGTGGCTGGAACGGTCGCGGCCAGTTGGGGTTAAACTCAAGCGAAGAGTGCTTTAATACATTTCAAACTATACCCGGCGAATATTTTGGg GATGTGCCTGTCGAGAGCATCTCATGTGGTTGGGATATATCAGGCTGCATAacagtaacaaaaaaattatatgtttggGGTTCGAATTCTTTTCAACAGTTAGGTCTGTGTCAACGCGAATTCAATGCGGTAAGGCGTCCACTATGTGTCATACTACCACGCAACGATACACCTGCACGTATAAGTTTCGGACTACGTCACTGTGCCATACTTTCAGCAGACCATAAGGTTTATGTTTTCGGTCGGCTACGTATAAGTGATGAACCACCTTCAGACTTGTGTATAACATCGACAACACTTAATTGTGCGCCTGTTATAAAAATTCAAGCCACCGAACCTAGTGAACTACGTATTATCGGCGTTGCAAGTGGACAAAATCACATTTTACTTAAAGTTATAGACTTGCAATATGGTAACGGTTCCAAGCGTGTTATTGCTTTGGGTGACAATAAATTTGGACAAGCAAACTCATTCCAATTTGATGAAGAAATTAAACAAATCGCTACCGGTTGGACGCACAATGCAGTAACATTAAAAGATAATAGAATACTCACCTGGGGACGTAATTGCTATGGACAATTGGGGATTGGCAGTGTAACGCAAAATCAAGCAACGCCACAAGAATTGGATATGCCCAGTTCAATTATAGAGTCGCGTTTACACTTAGGCTCTGAACATGGTCTCTTACGTAGCACGAGTGGTGAAGTGTACACATGGGGTTGGAATGAACATGGTAACTGCGGTAATGATGGCACGGAAAATCT GTGCTCACCTACGCGAATTCAACTCCCCGGACCTTGCAAAGTTGCTGGCACTGGCGCAGGATTTTGTTATGCAATATGTGAAGTGGCTACCGAAAGAAGCACTTAA
- the LOC106627617 gene encoding uncharacterized protein isoform X2 — protein sequence METQQTQQTEKLIEDMLEFLDSTSEDEDDSNNMKSEQGNTKESYESTNKDFVRTEEHTGNSLSRQNKKARKSKSSIAKELTKIKNEFPIWNTKEIAPTSKKLTDPIWHQSYIPAGKCEATNVETDWNSKLESNCRRSSNTYVQEVNRAIYGDTTGHPPNDSTEYFQAAQNYAIYGKDFLDFPENLTPLLSVKGSSTPPEAVPFVSSYGNGLYPTPQAPETTTGIGFANLNQSSVASSAATAAYYQMCNGLQPASVRPAAGSTAYGMFLGNKVTYVAAAPAAPPLVYNQHSSTTTNFISNSLANAALATSPTILYSNPMLTTTTQQYLNTFFKETQYLSGATTQGTTVGATTGIYERLVYAQMLQQQIYHQTQQQAAAVAAMFHKTRPTRATNGGGGATTPCAQNSATQTMPSPNNIPGLNICGRQAAMVTNASDMLVKSPPVPSPIVANGNEDNVTPMNDL from the exons ATGGAAACACAGCAGACTCAACAAACAGAAAAGCTCATAGAGGACATGCTGGAATTTTTAGACT caaCGAGTGAGGACGAAGACGATAGCAACAATATGAAAAGCGAACAGGGTAATACTAAAGAATCTTATGAAAGCACCAATAAGGATTTCGTGCGTACGGAAGAGCATACAGGTAATTCTTTATCAAGGCAAAATAAAAAAGCGCGAAAATCAAAAAGTTCGATTGCCAAAGAattgacaaaaattaaaaacgaattCCCCATTTGGAATACAAAGGAAATTG CGCCCACCTCTAAAAAGCTAACTGATCCAATTTGGCATCAATCCTACATACCTGCTGGCAAATGTGAGGCCACGAATGTGGAAACCGATTGGAATTCAAAATTGGAATCTAATTGTCGCCGCAGCAGCAACACATATGTGCAAGAAGTAAATCGCGCAATTTATGGCGACACCACCGGCCACCCTCCCAACGATAGCACGGAGTACTTTCAAGCTGCACAAAATTATGCCATCTATGGTAAGGATTTTCTCGACTTTCCGGAGAATCTTACTCCACTGCTTAGTGTGAAAGGTTCATCCACCCCACCAGAAGCTGTGCCATTTGTTTCAAGCTATGGTAATGGCTTGTATCCCACACCACAAGCACCAGAGACAACAACCGGTATTGGTTTTGCTAATCTCAAT CAATCTTCGGTCGCATCCTCTGCCGCTACAGCTGCTTATTATCAGATGTGTAATGGCCTGCAGCCGGCTTCGGTACGTCCGGCCGCTGGTAGCACTGCGTATGGAATGTTTTTAGGCAACAAAGTTACCTATGTAGCGGCTGCCCCTGCAGCGCCGCCACTTGTCTACAATCAACATTCCTCTACAACTactaattttatatcaaatagtTTAGCCAATGCCGCATTGGCTACTTCACCAACTATTCTTTATTCCAATCCGATGCTCACCACAACTACACAACAATATCTAAACACTTTTTTCAAAGAAACTCAATATCTAAGTGGTGCCACCACACAGGGTACAACTGTGGGTGCAACCACCGGAATTTATGAAAGACTTGTTTACGCACAAATGCTGCAGCAGCAAATCTATCATCAAACACAACAGCAAGCTGCGGCTGTAGCGGCAATGTTCCATAAAACACGTCCAACTCGTGCTACCAATGGTGGTGGAGGCGCAACAACTCCTT GTGCCCAAAACTCTGCCACACAAACAATGCCGTCGCCAAATAATATACCGGGACTTAATATATGTGGGCGTCAAGCGGCAATGGTTACCAACGCAAGTGATATGCTGGTAAAGTCACCACCAGTTCCCTCACCAATTGTCGCCAATGGCAATGAAGACAATGTGACCCCAATGAATGATTTATga
- the LOC106627617 gene encoding uncharacterized protein isoform X1: METQQTQQTEKLIEDMLEFLDSTSEDEDDSNNMKSEQGNTKESYESTNKDFVRTEEHTGNSLSRQNKKARKSKSSIAKELTKIKNEFPIWNTKEIAPTSKKLTDPIWHQSYIPAGKCEATNVETDWNSKLESNCRRSSNTYVQEVNRAIYGDTTGHPPNDSTEYFQAAQNYAIYGKDFLDFPENLTPLLSVKGSSTPPEAVPFVSSYGNGLYPTPQAPETTTGIGFANLNKQSSVASSAATAAYYQMCNGLQPASVRPAAGSTAYGMFLGNKVTYVAAAPAAPPLVYNQHSSTTTNFISNSLANAALATSPTILYSNPMLTTTTQQYLNTFFKETQYLSGATTQGTTVGATTGIYERLVYAQMLQQQIYHQTQQQAAAVAAMFHKTRPTRATNGGGGATTPCAQNSATQTMPSPNNIPGLNICGRQAAMVTNASDMLVKSPPVPSPIVANGNEDNVTPMNDL; this comes from the exons ATGGAAACACAGCAGACTCAACAAACAGAAAAGCTCATAGAGGACATGCTGGAATTTTTAGACT caaCGAGTGAGGACGAAGACGATAGCAACAATATGAAAAGCGAACAGGGTAATACTAAAGAATCTTATGAAAGCACCAATAAGGATTTCGTGCGTACGGAAGAGCATACAGGTAATTCTTTATCAAGGCAAAATAAAAAAGCGCGAAAATCAAAAAGTTCGATTGCCAAAGAattgacaaaaattaaaaacgaattCCCCATTTGGAATACAAAGGAAATTG CGCCCACCTCTAAAAAGCTAACTGATCCAATTTGGCATCAATCCTACATACCTGCTGGCAAATGTGAGGCCACGAATGTGGAAACCGATTGGAATTCAAAATTGGAATCTAATTGTCGCCGCAGCAGCAACACATATGTGCAAGAAGTAAATCGCGCAATTTATGGCGACACCACCGGCCACCCTCCCAACGATAGCACGGAGTACTTTCAAGCTGCACAAAATTATGCCATCTATGGTAAGGATTTTCTCGACTTTCCGGAGAATCTTACTCCACTGCTTAGTGTGAAAGGTTCATCCACCCCACCAGAAGCTGTGCCATTTGTTTCAAGCTATGGTAATGGCTTGTATCCCACACCACAAGCACCAGAGACAACAACCGGTATTGGTTTTGCTAATCTCAAT AAGCAATCTTCGGTCGCATCCTCTGCCGCTACAGCTGCTTATTATCAGATGTGTAATGGCCTGCAGCCGGCTTCGGTACGTCCGGCCGCTGGTAGCACTGCGTATGGAATGTTTTTAGGCAACAAAGTTACCTATGTAGCGGCTGCCCCTGCAGCGCCGCCACTTGTCTACAATCAACATTCCTCTACAACTactaattttatatcaaatagtTTAGCCAATGCCGCATTGGCTACTTCACCAACTATTCTTTATTCCAATCCGATGCTCACCACAACTACACAACAATATCTAAACACTTTTTTCAAAGAAACTCAATATCTAAGTGGTGCCACCACACAGGGTACAACTGTGGGTGCAACCACCGGAATTTATGAAAGACTTGTTTACGCACAAATGCTGCAGCAGCAAATCTATCATCAAACACAACAGCAAGCTGCGGCTGTAGCGGCAATGTTCCATAAAACACGTCCAACTCGTGCTACCAATGGTGGTGGAGGCGCAACAACTCCTT GTGCCCAAAACTCTGCCACACAAACAATGCCGTCGCCAAATAATATACCGGGACTTAATATATGTGGGCGTCAAGCGGCAATGGTTACCAACGCAAGTGATATGCTGGTAAAGTCACCACCAGTTCCCTCACCAATTGTCGCCAATGGCAATGAAGACAATGTGACCCCAATGAATGATTTATga
- the LOC106627617 gene encoding uncharacterized protein isoform X3, giving the protein MKSEQGNTKESYESTNKDFVRTEEHTGNSLSRQNKKARKSKSSIAKELTKIKNEFPIWNTKEIAPTSKKLTDPIWHQSYIPAGKCEATNVETDWNSKLESNCRRSSNTYVQEVNRAIYGDTTGHPPNDSTEYFQAAQNYAIYGKDFLDFPENLTPLLSVKGSSTPPEAVPFVSSYGNGLYPTPQAPETTTGIGFANLNKQSSVASSAATAAYYQMCNGLQPASVRPAAGSTAYGMFLGNKVTYVAAAPAAPPLVYNQHSSTTTNFISNSLANAALATSPTILYSNPMLTTTTQQYLNTFFKETQYLSGATTQGTTVGATTGIYERLVYAQMLQQQIYHQTQQQAAAVAAMFHKTRPTRATNGGGGATTPCAQNSATQTMPSPNNIPGLNICGRQAAMVTNASDMLVKSPPVPSPIVANGNEDNVTPMNDL; this is encoded by the exons ATGAAAAGCGAACAGGGTAATACTAAAGAATCTTATGAAAGCACCAATAAGGATTTCGTGCGTACGGAAGAGCATACAGGTAATTCTTTATCAAGGCAAAATAAAAAAGCGCGAAAATCAAAAAGTTCGATTGCCAAAGAattgacaaaaattaaaaacgaattCCCCATTTGGAATACAAAGGAAATTG CGCCCACCTCTAAAAAGCTAACTGATCCAATTTGGCATCAATCCTACATACCTGCTGGCAAATGTGAGGCCACGAATGTGGAAACCGATTGGAATTCAAAATTGGAATCTAATTGTCGCCGCAGCAGCAACACATATGTGCAAGAAGTAAATCGCGCAATTTATGGCGACACCACCGGCCACCCTCCCAACGATAGCACGGAGTACTTTCAAGCTGCACAAAATTATGCCATCTATGGTAAGGATTTTCTCGACTTTCCGGAGAATCTTACTCCACTGCTTAGTGTGAAAGGTTCATCCACCCCACCAGAAGCTGTGCCATTTGTTTCAAGCTATGGTAATGGCTTGTATCCCACACCACAAGCACCAGAGACAACAACCGGTATTGGTTTTGCTAATCTCAAT AAGCAATCTTCGGTCGCATCCTCTGCCGCTACAGCTGCTTATTATCAGATGTGTAATGGCCTGCAGCCGGCTTCGGTACGTCCGGCCGCTGGTAGCACTGCGTATGGAATGTTTTTAGGCAACAAAGTTACCTATGTAGCGGCTGCCCCTGCAGCGCCGCCACTTGTCTACAATCAACATTCCTCTACAACTactaattttatatcaaatagtTTAGCCAATGCCGCATTGGCTACTTCACCAACTATTCTTTATTCCAATCCGATGCTCACCACAACTACACAACAATATCTAAACACTTTTTTCAAAGAAACTCAATATCTAAGTGGTGCCACCACACAGGGTACAACTGTGGGTGCAACCACCGGAATTTATGAAAGACTTGTTTACGCACAAATGCTGCAGCAGCAAATCTATCATCAAACACAACAGCAAGCTGCGGCTGTAGCGGCAATGTTCCATAAAACACGTCCAACTCGTGCTACCAATGGTGGTGGAGGCGCAACAACTCCTT GTGCCCAAAACTCTGCCACACAAACAATGCCGTCGCCAAATAATATACCGGGACTTAATATATGTGGGCGTCAAGCGGCAATGGTTACCAACGCAAGTGATATGCTGGTAAAGTCACCACCAGTTCCCTCACCAATTGTCGCCAATGGCAATGAAGACAATGTGACCCCAATGAATGATTTATga
- the LOC106627571 gene encoding lysosomal aspartic protease yields the protein MLKFLVTVTCLALVAQATVVQIPLNKPNQKRSLKNVRAQLAVLRRKYNSLPRYTDEQLHNYLDDSYYGAITIGTPTQNFQVLFDTGSSNLWVPKGPCSGDPACYNHNSYDASKSSTYKPNGTEFSIQYGTGSLSGYLVEDTVSVAGLPISGQIFAVATTEPGTTFVDAVFDGILGLGYVEISNDNVIPPFYNLYKQGLVKEPVFSFYLTRDGTSSQGGVLTLGGIDSNHYEGDIIYVPVASKGYWQFNVGTVYVGDSEFSFGDPGIADTGTSLVAVPFYLYGYLQDLIGAEPNDEGEYFIDCAQVSSLPKISFTIADTNFTLEGSDYVIEVEAESGEQLCMSAFEDAGTPFWILGDVFLGKYYTVFDLGNNQVGFAKAK from the coding sequence ATGTTGAAGTTTCTAGTTACGGTGACGTGTTTAGCGTTGGTCGCACAAGCGACTGTCGTGCAAATTCCTTTGAATAAACCTAATCAAAAACGTTCCTTGAAGAATGTCCGCGCACAATTGGCGGTGTTACGCAGAAAGTACAATTCCTTGCCACGCTATACGGACGAGCAGTTGCACAATTATTTGGACGATTCATATTATGGGGCTATCACCATTGGTACACCAACGCAAAACTTTCAAGTACTCTTCGACACCGGTTCATCGAATTTGTGGGTGCCTAAAGGACCATGCTCAGGCGATCCGGCTTGCTATAATCATAACTCATACGATGCAAGCAAATCGAGTACATATAAGCCGAACGGCACAGAGTTTTCTATCCAATACGGTACCGGCAGTTTGTCCGGTTATTTAGTTGAAGATACCGTATCCGTTGCTGGTTTACCTATAAGCGGTCAAATATTTGCCGTAGCCACAACGGAACCTGGAACGACTTTCGTTGATGCCGTATTCGATGGCATACTCGGTTTGGGTTATGTGGAGATCTCGAATGATAATGTGATACCTCCATTCTATAATTTGTACAAGCAAGGTTTAGTTAAAGAACCcgttttcagtttttatttaacACGTGATGGCACTTCTAGTCAGGGTGGTGTCTTAACTTTAGGTGGCATTGATAGTAATCATTATGAAGGTGATATAATCTATGTTCCTGTCGCTAGCAAAGGGTATTGGCAATTTAACGTTGGCACGGTATATGTTGGTGATAGCGAGTTTTCTTTCGGTGATCCAGGTATTGCTGATACCGGTACCAGCCTTGTGGCCGTTCCCTTTTATTTATATGGATATCTACAGGATCTCATTGGTGCTGAACCTAACGACGAAGGAGAATACTTTATTGATTGCGCTCAAGTATCCAGTTTACCAAAGATTTCGTTTACCATTGCTGACACTAATTTTACTTTAGAGGGTAGTGACTACGTCATTGAGGTTGAGGCTGAGAGTGGTGAGCAATTGTGTATGTCTGCTTTTGAAGATGCTGGCACACCTTTTTGGATTTTGGGAGATGTTTTTTTGGGAAAGTACTACACTGTTTTCGACTTGGGTAACAACCAAGTTGGTTTTGCTAAAGCTaagtaa